One Sphingobacteruim zhuxiongii DNA window includes the following coding sequences:
- a CDS encoding SRPBCC family protein, which translates to MTVIQNSTLISKPVEEVYNFLSDLNNHEQLMPDNIYNWVSTADEASFTIKNMAKLALRISQRIENKELVSVPSEEAPFAITLRWKVEPASETTTTATFLIEAELNMMMKMMASGPLQKLVDHQVSKLKEILG; encoded by the coding sequence ATGACAGTAATACAGAATTCTACGCTTATTAGTAAGCCAGTTGAGGAAGTATACAACTTCCTTTCGGATTTAAATAATCATGAGCAATTGATGCCAGATAATATTTATAACTGGGTATCAACTGCTGACGAAGCTAGCTTTACCATTAAAAATATGGCGAAATTAGCATTACGTATTAGCCAACGCATCGAGAACAAAGAACTGGTTAGTGTGCCTTCGGAAGAAGCGCCTTTTGCCATTACACTTCGTTGGAAAGTAGAACCAGCATCTGAAACGACAACGACAGCAACGTTTTTAATCGAGGCAGAGTTGAATATGATGATGAAGATGATGGCTTCCGGTCCATTGCAGAAATTAGTGGATCATCAAGTAAGTAAATTGAAAGAAATTTTGGGTTAA
- a CDS encoding NUDIX hydrolase: MNQSLLIFADFAPKIKGNIQTIGLQDIDLEKLFNQSTNKTEKNIYLHIQPNIEKVFKTFIANIRIIRAAGGLVKNGEGHYLFIHRLGKWDLPKGKVEENEKMKEAALREVEEECGIKINYLGKKIETTYHCYTMRGKFVLKQTKWYEMGINKVPKLTPQLEEDIDQAIWVKKSNLSKIKNDTYPLILDVIENIEK; the protein is encoded by the coding sequence ATGAACCAATCTCTGTTAATTTTCGCAGATTTTGCTCCGAAAATCAAAGGGAACATTCAAACGATTGGTTTACAAGACATTGATTTAGAAAAACTTTTTAACCAGTCGACCAACAAGACTGAAAAAAACATCTATTTACACATACAACCAAATATTGAGAAAGTTTTCAAAACTTTCATCGCTAATATTCGAATTATCAGAGCTGCTGGTGGACTTGTAAAAAACGGTGAAGGACACTATCTTTTTATCCATCGACTAGGAAAATGGGATCTTCCTAAAGGAAAAGTTGAAGAAAACGAGAAAATGAAAGAAGCCGCATTACGCGAAGTCGAAGAAGAATGTGGAATCAAGATAAACTACTTAGGAAAGAAAATAGAAACGACTTATCACTGTTATACGATGCGCGGAAAATTCGTGCTTAAACAAACCAAGTGGTATGAAATGGGAATTAATAAAGTTCCCAAACTTACACCTCAGCTGGAAGAAGATATCGACCAAGCAATATGGGTTAAAAAATCAAACCTATCTAAAATAAAAAATGACACCTACCCTTTGATTCTTGACGTTATCGAAAACATTGAAAAATAA
- a CDS encoding transporter, with amino-acid sequence MKKLLIVLILLISMNSSQACDICGCGVGGYYIGLLPDFSKRFIGLRYQFNRITTQLDIHGNRTALTTDEKYQTMELWGAWNIGQRWRVLALVPYNFSEKYTSGSEILRKKNGIGDITLNGYYKLFEGSNSTDNNKLIVQALWLGLGVKLPTGSYDALEQQNAMATNPNIFQLGTGSLDIIPSLMYDIRIQDFGINMNASYKLNTENKDDYRYGNKIASNASAYYKIALGSNSRIAPNAGLSFEKQGKDHSMGFKVEETGGHLLNASMGLEANFNRISVGASFQTPINQDLGRGRIDAGNRMLTHLSYSF; translated from the coding sequence ATGAAGAAACTTTTGATTGTATTAATACTCTTAATCTCTATGAACAGTAGCCAGGCTTGTGATATCTGTGGCTGTGGTGTTGGAGGTTATTATATCGGTTTGTTGCCGGATTTCAGTAAACGATTTATCGGTCTCCGCTATCAATTTAATCGAATTACGACACAATTGGATATACATGGCAATCGCACAGCCTTGACAACAGACGAAAAATATCAAACGATGGAATTATGGGGGGCATGGAATATTGGTCAGCGATGGCGAGTATTAGCCCTTGTTCCTTATAATTTCAGTGAGAAATACACTTCTGGAAGTGAAATTTTACGTAAGAAAAACGGTATCGGTGACATCACATTAAACGGATACTACAAACTTTTTGAGGGCTCAAACAGTACTGATAATAATAAATTAATAGTTCAAGCATTATGGTTAGGATTAGGCGTGAAACTACCTACAGGATCATATGACGCACTTGAACAGCAGAACGCGATGGCAACAAATCCCAATATTTTCCAACTGGGAACTGGAAGCCTTGACATTATTCCGAGTTTAATGTACGATATCCGTATTCAAGATTTTGGAATCAATATGAATGCGAGTTATAAATTGAATACAGAAAATAAAGACGATTATCGATACGGTAATAAAATTGCAAGTAACGCTAGCGCTTATTACAAGATTGCCTTGGGTTCAAATAGTCGTATTGCTCCAAATGCAGGGCTATCTTTTGAAAAACAAGGAAAAGATCATAGTATGGGCTTTAAAGTCGAAGAAACTGGCGGACATCTATTAAATGCTTCTATGGGGTTAGAAGCCAATTTCAATAGAATATCTGTCGGGGCATCATTCCAAACGCCAATCAATCAAGATCTAGGCCGCGGGAGAATAGACGCAGGAAATAGAATGCTAACTCACCTGTCCTATTCTTTTTAA
- the pyrE gene encoding orotate phosphoribosyltransferase, translating to MNYLNEVEQKVAESLLQIKAIKLQPKSPFTWASGWKSPIYCDNRIALSHPSIRTYIRQKLSQLIQEEFGSVDMISGVATAGIPQGVLVAQDLGLPFSYVRSSAKDHGRQNMIEGEISSGQRVVVIEDLVSTGKSSLIAVKALREAGCNVVGLVSIFTYGFDEARKNFEEAKCTFHSLCNYDALVRVAASNSYIMESDIELLEKWRQDPANWSPEV from the coding sequence ATGAATTATTTAAATGAGGTTGAACAAAAAGTTGCAGAATCCTTATTGCAAATTAAAGCAATAAAATTACAACCTAAAAGTCCTTTTACATGGGCGTCAGGATGGAAGTCTCCAATTTATTGTGATAACCGTATAGCTTTATCGCATCCGTCGATCCGTACGTACATCAGACAAAAGCTATCTCAGTTGATCCAGGAAGAGTTTGGATCGGTAGATATGATCTCTGGCGTAGCGACCGCGGGCATCCCACAAGGCGTTTTAGTAGCTCAAGACCTAGGTTTACCTTTCTCATACGTTCGTAGCAGTGCAAAAGATCATGGTCGTCAGAATATGATTGAAGGAGAGATTAGTAGTGGACAACGTGTTGTTGTGATTGAAGATTTAGTTTCTACAGGAAAGAGTAGTTTAATTGCTGTTAAAGCTTTGCGCGAAGCAGGATGTAACGTAGTTGGCTTAGTTTCTATCTTTACCTATGGTTTCGACGAGGCTCGTAAGAACTTTGAAGAGGCAAAATGTACATTCCATAGTTTATGTAATTATGATGCGCTAGTTCGTGTAGCTGCATCAAATAGCTATATCATGGAATCTGATATCGAATTATTAGAAAAATGGCGCCAAGATCCAGCAAATTGGAGCCCTGAAGTTTAA